The DNA segment GAATAGCAGAGGCATTTATTCAGCCAAAAGTAACATTTTCCACCATCATTACACCAGGCTCCTTCTGGTCCAGCATTCACATTTGACTCCTACTTTCTCTCATGTACATACATTTTTAGGAGAAATCTCCTTCGATAAATGCATGATTTTGTTATTTAGTTTACATTTATATTGACCTATTTATTTAGAGTGTGGCTGTTTTTAAGATGCAAATCTGTAAcagagtttttgtttgttcattttcaACCTGCCACTCTGAGCCATCCAGTGCACAGCAGTTTTAATTGAATATGCAATTTTGCAGTCCCACTGGCTCTCGTTTTACTGCACACCCTAAGTGTTTCTGCAGAGAAAATGATCCTTCTCTCCCCGATGGGCAAACTCATCAGCCAGCGCTGCCTTAACGTCGACTGCCAGCACAGGAAACGCATCTTCAACAAGGACTGAATCAAACAACTCATGGACAAACCAAAGAGAATACagattcaaaatatatatacatacatatgtatatatattttaaagaacATGCTCCCTTTTTACCTCTTAAAATATTGTCCTTGCTTTGATAAACTGTCAATGCGCCTTTGAACACTGCACGTGTACAGAGAAGTCACTCACCTTGCCTGTGAGAGGCGCGATGTTGATATTGTACAGTAGCGCTTGAACGAGGCATTTTTACAGAAGACATTCTGACGCGTCACAGGAGAATATCAGAATTAAGTGGCTTGATTCCGTTTAGCTGCTCCAGTTTCAGGGTGCTTGTACAACGTACTCTTAACGTTTGCTTTGCACCTGAACAGAATGTAGCCACTTTATTACAAGTCAAAATGTCTACAGTAGTAATTGGCTATACAAACAACACAATGGTTTGCTGATCAAGTGACATAATGGAgctgtacagtaaaaaaactGCAATTTGTATGGGAACCATTTGAACAGGTATGCTGTGAATGATAGTAATAAACCTTATTGTGGACATGCGAGTGTGATTGGTGAAATATTTCTACCCCTCCACTATAAAACTTCTTCAGCTTAAGTCGTGAAATCTTTTTTCAGATTTAATTTAACTGCATCCAGACCTTTTGATCACAAGTCCCCAGATGTGTGAGGAACAAAAGTACCACATAATTATCCATGATTGCTTTATTAAATTAAGCACCAGCTCAATATGGTCAACATCTGAAAATGTGAAGAGATATCCTTGAACTCAAAGATtataaaaaaatcatttaacATAGGAGCAGACATCCACCccacacaaaaagaaatccatCCATCTCGCAGGCGTAGAATAGAAATGGAGTGAGTCCATCACTGTCCAGGAGCGGAGAGGCTTTTGTTCATGAACTGCCTTTTGACAAAGCACACCCACCACTGAAAAACAAAGATGAGCTTGTTACAAGAAAAGCGCCTGGGTGGGGAAGGATGTCGCACAAAACCACAGCGCAACAACTCAAACGTAGTTCCTGTACTTTGTTGATCGAGATGACATTGATAGTGGATGTGCTACATGATTGCTCCGTGGCCCTGGAGGAGCACCTATAGCTTTTCTGGATTTCTCCTACACATAAACGTGCATAAGGCTGTAGAGCTTTATCGGCCTCACCTTGCTGGGTTTGTCTGTCTGGGGATCAAACACGCGATCACATAGCCTCAGGCCGGTCTCCTGGCGGATCTGCTGCAGGTACGCTCTCATGGTCTCTGGAAAAGGAGGCACAGCCAGTATTATAATCCCAGCCACCGATGGCTGACACACGCTAACTTATCATTTCTTTCGCTACAGCCACATCAAAACTGGGAAAGAGGATCGTAGGATCTAGTTgatgacctttttaaaatgttccagaAAAACAAAGGATACAGTCTCTACactggagaggggaggaagagaacaGTAGATTTCATCGTCGGGGCTGCTTCTTACCGTCCTCTTGCTTGTTTGCAGGCTTGACATACATGGCATTGAGAGGAAAGCCAGGCTCTCCAGGAATGGGGAAGTTAGTGATGCCGAGCGTGTacatctccttctccccctgGCTCCTGGAGCTGCACTGCAAACGGCAACCAAACACACCAATGCAGAGGGTTAGCTAGATCGCCTCAAAAACCCTGAGTGATACAATCCTTTAAATGGATGCTGCCAATGTTATAAAACCAGTGTAAAGTATGGATTTAACACAATCCATTTTGTACAGGAATAAATATGCACTTTACCTTCTGTAGCCTCTTCAGGCATTCAGAGATGTACAGTGTGACGTAGATCAGCGTCCTGTCCGCCTCATTCTGAAAACAACAAACCGCACTAAAGCATGAACGTTGTTAAAACGAGTAGAGTTCCAACCAGGTC comes from the Gasterosteus aculeatus chromosome 14, fGasAcu3.hap1.1, whole genome shotgun sequence genome and includes:
- the arpc3 gene encoding actin-related protein 2/3 complex subunit 3, which encodes MPAYHSSLMVPETRLVGNMALLPLKTQFKGPARGDGAESDIIDEAIYYFKANVFFKNYEIKNEADRTLIYVTLYISECLKRLQKCSSRSQGEKEMYTLGITNFPIPGEPGFPLNAMYVKPANKQEDETMRAYLQQIRQETGLRLCDRVFDPQTDKPSKWWVCFVKRQFMNKSLSAPGQ